The genomic region TTAACAAAAACCAGGGCAAAAAAAAGGCTTGTCCGGATACCCGGAAAGCCCTTGAAGTGGTTCCAACTATTGGGGGAGGAACGGCGCACAGTGTGCCGTTCATTGCTGATGCTGACAAATTCATATTAATGCACTTTCAATGCACTATTTTTGCAGTATCGCAACTCGTCGACCGCTCATGAAGCAGAGAAAACCGCCCATCGCCGTCAACGCGCTCAGGGCATAGAACATAGTGGGCGCAGGCGTGTGCATCAGCAGGAAGCCGCAGATCACCGGGCTCAGCGCACCACCGAGGGCTGCGAGGTTCTGCGCGCCGTAGTAGCTGCCGCGCAGTTCTTCCGGGGCCAGGGTGTCGACGAAGAGGAATTCGGCCGGGTAAATGATCATTTCGCCGAGGGTGAAAATGAACATTGCGATGCACCAGCTCACCAGGCCGTCGGCCAGGCTGAAACCGATCAAGCCGAGGATGAACAGGCTGCTGCCGCCGACAATCCAGTAACGCAGTTGTTCGCGTTTGAGAAACCGGCCGATCTGGTACTGCAGCAGGATCACGCTGATGGCGTTGCAGGCGAGCAGGGCGGCCATGGTTTCCAGCGCTCGCTTGGAGTCGTGGGTCACCAGCAGGTATTGCGACAGGTACAACGTAAAGCGACCGTGGACCACGGTGCTGAGCAGGCAGCCGAAGGTAAACATGATCAGCGTGCGGTCGTTTTTCAGGGTGACCAGGGTTTTGAGAAAGCTTTGGGGCTGGCCGATGGCGGGTGTCTGGGCCGGGTCCCTGGGAATGCCGCTCATCAGGAAAATGCTGAAGAACGCGATGCCGCCGGCAATCAGGAATGGGGCAATCGGGTACACGCCGGCGATCACCACGCCGAGCATCGGGCCGGTGGCGTAGCCGATATTGGTCAGGGTGTAGCGCAGCGAAAAGGCCTTGGCGCGCTGACCCATGGGCAGGTTTTCGCTGAGGATCGCCTTGGACCCGATCAGAAACAGCGCCGAGGCGGTTTCGGTGATCACCAGGGTCGCGGTGGTCAGGTAGAGGTTTTCGGCGAAGGTCAGCAGCACGAAACCGATGGCGCTGGACAGCATGGCCAGGATCAGCAGCCGACGCTTTTCGAGGCGGTCGATGATGTAACCGCCATAGAGCGCGAGCAAGGTGGCGATGAACACCGCGATGCCGAGCAACAGGCCGACGTCCTGTTGGTTGAGGCCAAGCTTGGTGCTCAGAAATAGCGTGAGCAACGGGCTGGTAATGGCGCGACTGACGACGATGGTCAGCGAGCAGATCATCAACCGGCGGATAACGAGGGAGTAAGTGGCCACGGTGGGGCAAATGTCCTTATTCAAATTCTGTGGTGTTTGACGTAAGACTGAGTCGCTGCCAATCGCGGGCAAGCCCGCTCCCACAGGTTTTGTGTCGATCATTTTGTCTTGGCTCGACGCGA from Pseudomonas sp. GGS8 harbors:
- a CDS encoding MFS transporter; amino-acid sequence: MATYSLVIRRLMICSLTIVVSRAITSPLLTLFLSTKLGLNQQDVGLLLGIAVFIATLLALYGGYIIDRLEKRRLLILAMLSSAIGFVLLTFAENLYLTTATLVITETASALFLIGSKAILSENLPMGQRAKAFSLRYTLTNIGYATGPMLGVVIAGVYPIAPFLIAGGIAFFSIFLMSGIPRDPAQTPAIGQPQSFLKTLVTLKNDRTLIMFTFGCLLSTVVHGRFTLYLSQYLLVTHDSKRALETMAALLACNAISVILLQYQIGRFLKREQLRYWIVGGSSLFILGLIGFSLADGLVSWCIAMFIFTLGEMIIYPAEFLFVDTLAPEELRGSYYGAQNLAALGGALSPVICGFLLMHTPAPTMFYALSALTAMGGFLCFMSGRRVAILQK